The Anaerolineae bacterium DNA window TTTTCATATATTCATGCAGGGCATCCAGCCCAATGGCGGTTTGCTCCGCCTGTTGGATGAGCAGGCGGATGAAGTTGTCCTGTCTCGGCTTGAAGAATTCTTTCAGTCCCATAGGAAACCCCCTTGTGCTAAGCGAACCCTTAGGGTGCGCGAACCAGGAGAGAAATCGGCATGTACAGCAGGGCGGCCAGTATCGCTGTGACGGGTATGGTCAGCACCCAGGCGATGAGGATGTCCCGGCCGACCTTCCAGCGCACCTGCGAAATGCGTTGGCCGGAGCCGGCGCCCATGATGCTGGAGCTGACCACCTGGGTGGTGCTGACGGGGCCGCCGAGTATCGAGGCAGCCATGATGATAATGCCCGACGTTACCTGGGAGGTGAAGGCGTGCATGGGGCGCACCTTATAGAACTTGGCGCCCAGGGTCTTGATGACGTTCCAGCCGCCCATGTAGGTGCCCAGGGCGATGGCGCCGGCGGCCGACAGAATGACCCAGGTGGGCACTTGGAAGCTCGGCAGAAGGCCGGTTGCCACCAGGCCCATGGTGATGACGCCCATCGTCTTCTGCGCGTCGTTGGCGCCGTGGCTGAGGGCCAGGCCGGCGGTGGTGAGGATCTGCGCCCGCTTGAGCCAGTGGTTGATCCGCGGCGATGCGCCGCGCGCCAGGAACAGGAACAGTTTCATCATGATGTAGCCGCCAATCAGCCCCAGCAGGGGTGACACGAACAACGAGATAAGCACGGTGATCAGGCCGTCCATCTTCACGATGGATACGCCGTACCCGAACACCGCCGCCCCCAGGATGCCTCCGAGCAGGGCATGCGAACTGCTGGCTGGAATGCCCAACCGGATGCCGATGATGTTCCAGATGATGGCGGCGAGCAGGGCGGCCAGCGTGACAGCGATGGTGATCGTATTGGCGGCCACGACTTTATCGCCAACGGTGGTGGCAACCGAAACACCGAAGATCAGCGGCCCGACGAACTCACACAGCGCGGTAAGCACCATCACCCGCCGTGGGGAGATGGCGCGCGATGAGATAGCAGTCGCCACGATGTTGGCGCTGTCGTGCATGCCGTTGAAGAAGTCGAATCCCAGCGCAATGACGACCAGGATGCCGGCCAGAACCGTTGATGACATCTGCTTGCTCCTGTCGTGC harbors:
- a CDS encoding inorganic phosphate transporter → MSSTVLAGILVVIALGFDFFNGMHDSANIVATAISSRAISPRRVMVLTALCEFVGPLIFGVSVATTVGDKVVAANTITIAVTLAALLAAIIWNIIGIRLGIPASSSHALLGGILGAAVFGYGVSIVKMDGLITVLISLFVSPLLGLIGGYIMMKLFLFLARGASPRINHWLKRAQILTTAGLALSHGANDAQKTMGVITMGLVATGLLPSFQVPTWVILSAAGAIALGTYMGGWNVIKTLGAKFYKVRPMHAFTSQVTSGIIIMAASILGGPVSTTQVVSSSIMGAGSGQRISQVRWKVGRDILIAWVLTIPVTAILAALLYMPISLLVRAP